In a single window of the Pocillopora verrucosa isolate sample1 chromosome 4, ASM3666991v2, whole genome shotgun sequence genome:
- the LOC131773443 gene encoding putative leucine-rich repeat-containing protein DDB_G0281931 translates to MAKFGTQKEASRTKSIKFPFQYGRYKFIFLGIVFYQIFGLQVGQAEASWPRDTCDLQLFLRVEGEDCLRRIFNHGTFPNYTYDTSFTHEQERKVLLDIYTYTNGKQWYNSSGWNSSIEHCSWYGVTCHGNSYIKSIVLPFNNLNGSLPSNLWKIRNLFSLCVPGNPSLRGRLGDFLFGNMSLLLTLVICTSSVSGEIPQDIVNLTNLQFFIASPMDGEGLTGQLPRDLGNMRELRMLDIGGNNITGQIPRSISKLTKLYDLTLRNTPGMMSGNLSDIFAIPSLTSVYVSGVNLVGELPRKFPPNTVSPFLPGNNISGKLPEIFPNNSALRNLNLANNCLTGDIPGHLLLKPLDILDLSQNWFTSINEGKPWRKDDKGSISLYLSLAENRGLAIDFQSLMGLFNFKEDLSIINVSYCGIESPVLPNLFYFLRLSTFDLSGNNFYGELPDFFGDISVLSYIDLSANNLSGSLPGGTQNFMALQYLDISGNPFMRKGTSISANTFQPDFSRMIRPHQGYHYTCPEGRFTFNNGRIRLDPTFYQYKYCICDAHFYGDSGLCKSCMDGGTCKQVDVNTLKDIRPNIMRIAPGYWPSPNSKNVTHLVKCPVPAACNPLASCTCRLDTSPNDPHLSHTKRLSPNLITTCDQSSMCHPGNTDRFCSRCEEGFYKIGGLCYQCVKGDLTYYYFFIPIFTISFLVLLWSFFYFNLRPVKWFMVTAVHFLLMLIFMLLEFLPTWVFKLNLVVFVLCMTSRGKGSKSLISIAVFYMQTLDFMVSSSNVWPPKIIAAQSYLSSYWNLYFPSLSCDLPSLFNPVGKFAFILLLPIGFLALVGVYFIVMLSYNKVRPREGQMENVHFKCRQSAFFCLSFTYFPVVKQTLSILRPCQNDRDVLYMPNSPWIECTSVTYRTLSALGFVSVVVYVIGFPLLLSSLMFFFFGKRNSMSQDDREKLDTWLGPAYLPYKPRYQQYFEIVMLLRRLLLAIALSIISSSSTLQTFAVWVLLVGFAIIHLCFHPYNDLPHHKFASENFFEPLVLLVLSMSFILLRFSAMESSMSYSAAYVWIVIVINSCILLLLMGVIFYRLIITGCEDSHGCSCGGSGVN, encoded by the exons ATGGCCAAGTTCGGAACCCAGAAGGAAGCTTCGCGGACCAAAAGCATCAAATTTCCGTTTCAGTATGGGAGGtacaagtttattttccttggcATCGTTTTTTACCAAATATTTGGTCTGCAAGTTGGACAAGCTGAAGCATCGTGGCCTCGAGATACTTGTG ACTTGCAATTGTTCCTGAGAGTCGAAGGAGAAGACTGTTTGCGACGCATTTTTAATCACGGAACCTTTCCAAATTACACCTATGACACCTCTTTTACACATgagcaagaaagaaaagttcttCTAGATATTTACACATATACAAATGGTAAGCAATGGTATAATAGCAGTGGATGGAATAGTTCAATAGAGCACTGTTCCTGGTATGGAGTCACGTGTCACGGCAATTCATACATCAAGTCCATTGTGCTGCCCTTTAACAACTTGAATGGCTCTCTCCCTTCCAATTTGTGGAAAATACgaaacttattttctttgtgcGTGCCTGGTAACCCTAGCCTTCGTGGTAGACTCGGGGACTTTTTGTTTGGAAATATGAGTTTATTGCTGACCTTAGTCATCTGTACTTCCTCCGTTTCTGGCGAGATCCCTCAGGATATCGTCAATCTTACAAATCTGCAATTCTTTATAGCCAGTCCTATGGACGGAGAAGGCCTCACTGGACAGTTGCCAAGAGACTTAGGGAATATGAGGGAGCTTCGGATGCTGGATATTGGCGGGAATAACATAACTGGACAAATACCCAGAAGTATTTCGAAACTGACAAAACTTTATGATCTTACCTTACGAAATACCCCCGGGATGATGTCTGGAAACCTTTCCGACATATTTGCAATACCTTCGTTGACGTCTGTCTACGTATCGGGAGTGAATTTGGTGGGAGAATTACCTCGAAAGTTTCCACCAAACACGGTTAGCCCTTTTTTGCCAGGAAATAATATATCCGGTAAGCTTCCAGAAATATTTCCGAACAACAGTGCCCTGCGAAACCTTAATCTTGCAAACAATTGTCTTACGGGGGATATTCCAGGCCATCTGCTTTTAAAACCACTTGATATTTTAGATCTATCTCAAAACTGGTTTACGTCAATTAATGAAGGCAAGCCATGGCGAAAAGATGACAAGGGAAGCATTAGTCTTTATTTATCGTTGGCCGAAAATAGAGGATTGGCaattgattttcaaagtttaatggggctttttaatttcaaagaggACTTATCTATCATAAATGTAAGCTACTGTGGTATAGAAAGTCCTGTCTTGCCGAACTTGTTCTACTTCTTACGATTGTCTACTTTCGATTTAAGTGGCAATAACTTTTATGGGGAATTACCTGATTTTTTTGGCGATATCTCAGTTCTATCATATATTGATCTATCTGCCAATAACTTATCAGGTTCTCTACCAGGAGGAACTCAAAATTTCATGGCTCTTCAATACTTAGATATTTCAGGAAATCCTTTCATGAGGAAAGGAACAAGCATATCGGCAAATACCTTTCAGCCAGACTTCTCAAGAATGATCAGGCCTCATCAAGGATATCACTATACGTGTCCCGAAGGGCGTTTTACGTTCAATAATGGACGTATTCGGTTAGATCCTACATTTTACCAATACAAGTATTGTATCTGCGATGCTCATTTTTACGGAGATAGTGGACTATGCAAATCATGTATGGACGGAGGGACGTGCAAACAAGTTGATGTCAATACCTTGAAAGATATCCGCCCAAACATCATGAGGATAGCTCCCGGCTACTGGCCATCGCCTAATTCTAAGAATGTTACTCATCTCGTCAAGTGTCCAGTACCTGCTGCGTGCAATCCGCTGGCTTCTTGCACTTGTCGCCTTGACACATCACCCAACGACCCGCATTTATCCCACACCAAACGTTTATCGCCAAATTTAATCACGACATGCGATCAATCCAGCATGTGTCATCCAGGAAACACTGACAGATTCTGCTCTCGTTGTGAAGAAGGATTTTATAAAATTGGCGGATTGTGCTACCAATGTGTGAAAGGTGATCTTACTTACTACTACTTTTTCATTCCTATTTTTAccatttctttccttgttctgctttggtcatttttttatttcaacttgcGACCTGTTAAATGGTTCATGGTAACAGCAGTACATTTTCTCTTAATGTTGATCTTTATGCTTTTGGAATTTTTACCCACTTGGGTTTTCAAATTGAACCTGGTGGTTTTTGTGTTGTGTATGACTAGTCGAGGGAAAGGTTCAAAGTCACTCATCAGCATCGCAGTGTTTTATATGCAAACCCTGGACTTCATGGTTTCTAGCTCAAACGTTTGGCCTCCAAAAATCATTGcagctcaaagctacttgaGTAGCTACTGGAATTTGTATTTCCCTTCACTTTCATGCGATTTACCTTCTCTTTTCAATCCTGTTGGTAAGTTTGCTTTTATTCTCCTTCTTCCAATTGGTTTCTTGGCACTTGTGGGTGTCTACTTTATAGTTATGCTGAGCTACAACAAGGTTCGTCCCCGAGAAGGACAAATGGAAAATGTTCACTTTAAATGCCGTCAAAGTGCCTTTTTCTGTTTAAGTTTCACTTACTTTCCAGTTGTAAAGCAAACTCTTTCCATCTTACGCCCATGCCAAAATGACCGTGATGTTCTGTACATGCCAAATTCCCCTTGGATAGAATGCACATCTGTTACTTACAGAACACTATCAGCTCTTGGTTTTGTCTCCGTAGTGGTCTACGTGATTGGGTTTCCTTTGCTTCTCTCCTCActcatgttctttttctttggaaaaagaaacagcaTGAGCCAAGACGATCGTGAAAAACTTGACACGTGGCTTGGTCCTGCTTATTTACCTTACAAACCAAGGTATCAGCAGTACTTTGAGATTGTAATGCTACTCCGTCGCCTGTTACTAGCCATTGCGTTATCCATAATTTCGTCTTCCTCTACTTTACAAACCTTCGCTGTCTGGGTCCTTCTCGTGGGCTTTGCTATAATTCATCTGTGTTTTCATCCTTATAACGATCTTCCTCATCACAAGTTTGCTTCTGAAAACTTTTTCGAGCCCCTTGTTTTGCTGGTGCTTTCAATGTCCTTCATACTGTTGAGATTCTCGGCCATGGAAAGCTCCATGAGTTATTCAGCAGCATATGTGTGGATTGTAATTGTTATTAACTCTTGCATTCTTCTCCTATTAATGGGCGTTATTTTCTACCGTCTTATAATAACTGGGTGTGAAGATTCCCATGGGTGCTCTTGTGGCGGAAGCGGCGTGAATTAA